In Solenopsis invicta isolate M01_SB chromosome 9, UNIL_Sinv_3.0, whole genome shotgun sequence, the sequence AATCTTTCGTACTACAAAAAGGGTAAAACAAAAGATTGTCGGAGACTTTCTTCAACAACTACGGAGATTTAATCGTACTACCGCGACATAAATGATCGTAAACAAAATCTGCTTGAGAGAAAAGTCTAccataaaagaaaataacaacGTTTTAgctgtatttaaattatttttaaaattcatcatttatcaaataatgtgttaaatcgatagtcgcatcTCAAAGTATATTGTTGCCGTTTTTCTGgaaatgctgattggttctcgcgttgtgcttacttcgtgagctgTTGTCATCGCAGAGATCGCGTTGATTGCTATACTTAATCGCATTGAcagttataataattgtcatatGCATCAACAggttaaaaatacaatattaatatattatcaaagtaattattacatatttatttattgtattggtCCTGTTTCCTGcgtctaaaaatttttctttttcccttggGCGACTTTgtgattatttcaaataagtCTTAATATTAAACGTTCTTATTTATGGTggtaaaaaatactattattaaaattattatttaatattttatatttcgtgttgtactttattttcaaaaaatccgCCCAATCTTTCCTAAAAATCGTCTTGCAGTGAAAggaataacaaagaaaaacgcaaaaaatcgaCTCGCCTTAAATCTTGTTTATGTCAACGATAACTGCAATCCTGATTATGGGAGATAATTGCATAGAGAGTTAGATAgataattagataaaataagATTACTTTCATGTACAAGGTTTTAACAATAGTAGTTTGTTTCAAAATGtgattttagtttttaatatcGTTGAAAATTTTTCGCGAACCATTCGTGAGttcttgatataaaattactttttcctCACATATCTGACATATTTAAACATAACATCTcccaaaaaacaaaatttaaaatctataagACGTCTTTAACgctacatttaaaaatgtatttgaataaAGACTTCTTTTAGATGACTAAAAAACATCTTATGACCCGACATCAAATAATCTGAATAAGATAACCTTAAATCGGGAAGAGAGACTTAATGTTATCTGAGTCTGTTATTGCGAACTTTCTTCTCATCGGTTTTAGTTTGACATTACTGTGGCGGAATATTGATAGTATAAAAACGGATACAGTGCAAAACGTTTCtacgaaaatttaattctttattatttcattattaagcCGTGTAGTGCAAATTGCTGTTTCCGCATACATGAGAGTCACTCGTATATACGTGTTTATGTCCTCGCATTTGTATGTAAACTTGTTATAAAACGAAAGTGTTTTATTAGATTCAAATTggcaataaacttttttaaagtaaaagaacTAAACTGTAAATAAACTAATCTAATTAATTACATGTACAATAATTGCAGATATTGTGCcaagttaatatatttatttttattttaataatcattaatcttacaaaaattatatgcgttgacaataaaaaaaatggagatgaacgtattaatatttcttatcttTGTGACTCAAACACTACTTATTTTtggaaaagtaattttaatacagGATATGAGATTACTCTATAATACGACATTGATATGTGAGTCTGAATATGATGGCGGCGCTCTTGTGTGGAATTATCATACGTCAATTGACGGTGAGGATAATATacttgcttttattttattgtataactttaattataatcaatatttaatatactttctgatatatttttttgaaaaatatatattgctttacttattggattaaaaaaaaacattcctttaacctttaataaacattttcttcaAACCTTTGAAAAAcgttattataacataatataaaacattgctttaacgttaaaataaacatttttttaataaaaaaaaaattatcctattatttttaaataatgtttaataattatgagctttaaataataattagttattaaaaatgtttttaaaataatttttaaaatattaaaaaaaattttttttttgagtcttgctttttaatataataacaaaaaaaacttttcttatttttggaaACATCGTAGTTTTAGAACGAACATAAAAGATCTCTGTGgtaattttggaattttttaaaatttagactttatttttgaaatgataTTCAAGATGTGAAATGAGAAACACTAAGAAACTTTTTACACTAGAGCTGTTGATATTTcagacaattttaatttttgtgaagttaaatgtagaaaaatgtgacctttaaatttgttattaacacTAACTTCGAAAAGCTATAACTTTAGTTCCAATCAatatatttcaacttttttttatgaataaaaatttagactcttaaaaatgtgactgcacaattggcattgccgaaaaatgattattgttaaattataataaaaaaacctttaaacaaaaataaagcacttctttttaaattaactttttttaaattatattcttgttacaaaaaactttaaaaccCTTTAAagtacggcattttaaagctaaagggTTAGGTTTATACATACTTTAAAGTACatactttaaaagaaattatggtATTGCTATTCctcttaaaaagtataattatgtaacaagtaAAATATGACATATATTTATGAGTAACTCAAAGTGTCTCGGATTGAAAATTGATacgttacaatattaattataattaatatatacgtGAATAACATACAATTacgcaaataaatttgttcGAACGTGTCGTGTCcaggaaatttttatataagattactaacaaaaaagttacacttacaCACAATATGGATCTTACAGATCCCAACAAAACTgttgccgtttgaattctagttgaagACATAGAAAGTTGGTCAACTATATATCAACTAAAAGAGGATATTTCAAACTCCCCCCCCTTCCTTGGTTCGAAACACCAATCTCATTCTATCTTTACTTAACAATTAAGCGTTCGATATTTTGTAGGGAATCTCTCAGAACTTAAACTGTGTTTAAGGTTAACAAAGCTTGTTATACAACaagtctttaaaataaaataacgttttcgCGTAATAACACAAAGACGCGCATTGCGTGCTTGCTGTTCTGACAGTCGTAGTTTTCACGCGtcaataactttaaaatatttttctcgaaaagaagcaaaacattattaaaaactttttttttaactgtaagaaaattaaaagtatgtaaaaacaatttttttatatttttcgatttattttattcgatctttcaattgttcaaaaaattgttacaaagtttatcattaaataaactGAGAAAAGCACGATACCTTTTAGAGCACTATCGGcgtgcaatattaaaaaaatttttaagatagatTACTGAACCACTTAATGTGAAATAgctcttataaattaatcaaaaatttttttcttttttacatgtatgtatattaaaattgtcatcaaaattaagttaatgctCAGTTTTTATACGTCGTTAAAGTAACCCGGGCCTTccaaagttttactttttatttatcacacattttgttttgttacaaaataatttaagtacaacgactttttcgatttttatattagaaaagtctttttttgttttagtttttaacaattgatttaaaaaaattaatcaaaatcgttgcattataattcaatatctaaacaatagaaaaaaaacgcTGGATCAAAAATAGAATGTGAACAGATAGAAACTTCTTCGAAATGTGGGCATTGAGTGTTAATATGTACTAAATAAGCTTATTCATAaaacattcaatattttattacatttatagcaatttttttattatcaatcaaTATTTCAGAGAGATTCAATGTTTATGAGTCTAATggatttaaaaagaatgacataATGTGTGAAATGAATGAAAATAATGGATGCTTGGAGTCATGGTCTAAACGTGACTGGAATCTTACAAATTCCTTATTAACACCTATGGGTCCAGTATTTGATCAACGATGGGAAGGTGAAAACCTTGCTGGCAGAATATTCTGATACATATAGAacttatttaatgttataaacaaaatatatttctatggtaactatattcatttaaaattttcagaatttcgACAGTTTAATGTTGGTAACAACTGGTTTCGGAtgtctaatatttttacaactaaCTTTAACGAAGTAAAGCTTTCTTTTTCGGTTCGTGCTGTATACAACATGATGATATTAATTTGCAACAACACGAGTACTTTCCGGGATTCTTGTTATTGGATCATAATAAATAGTTGGAATGCACAATCTGACATTGGAAAATGTCCAACAATAATCCCGAATGCAGTTTGTTATTCTACTTCACTAATatcaaaaaaagtaaataaatgtttttaaaataatttttaaaatatttttttaaatactttcttttTGAGTCttgctttttaatataataacataaaaaaaccttttcttatttttggGAACATCACAGTTTTAGAACAAACATAAAAAATCTGTggtaattttagaatttttttaaatttagactttatttttgaaataatatagtGTTTCTGTTGCTTAAAACTATCTAATTTCCAATTTAGtatattaaaaacgttttttgaaacatatatactaaatttaaaaataaatcagttTAAAAACTTCCTAGTCACATTTAAACATCattctaacaaggaaacaccATAGTGTTACCTACCAATTTTGATAAGCTTTGGATATGtcaaaatatagataaaaataagatatacatattttttatatgtttagtCGCTCGTTAAAGTTTCCTAGTGCAGACTGCACTGGACTGCACGCAGCAAGTCGCAAACGTCGAGCAGCAGTCTTCGTTGATTTGCTGCTGCTAGCCCAAAATTCAACACTGATTTTAGACGAGCAGCAAGCTTCATTGATTGGCTGCTGCTCAACGCCTGCCGTTTGCTGCGTGCAGTCTGCACTGggtttaaggcgatgctggattCCGCAAGCCAATTTATAcacaaaatttccaaaaaatttctCTTACATTAAAGCTTCTAAGTTCGTTCTAAAAGCACAGCATTGTTCTTTGTTGTAATTTCCAAGGTGCTAACTGctgattttatatgtacaaagtctcaaatttCTATGCTTAGCAAATGTTGACTAACAtaactgtatttttataatcttttttgttttttatatcaaattctaGTTACCACCCTTCGTTATTGTCTGTTTTTTCCGAGAGGGTAATCACTTCATGCAATCGTGGAATAGTGTCCCcgaaatcataataaaatctttatgaaatccTCATGTAATGAGAAATAAGAATAAATCATATGTATTATGTgcttgataaagttaaaaactaaaaaaatgtatatttaaaaaaaataaaaagaactgttaaaatcagttaaattaatttttttaataaaaaaaattgaaatcttataGTTTAAATTACGTGAACTCTATAATTGTATACTATTGTTTGCAGATGTGTAATCGgagataattgtatttaaaaacaacgtGATATATGTCAATCGGATGTACTTAagaccaaaaaataatttaaaaaattgatttttttataaccataaattttttcgtaaagattaattagattaatttagatttaacggagaaaaaaatattaataaaaaatcacatttcttaCAATACTCGAAATTGTGGgggtcttttgaaataaaacttggtagtaaattttcttttatctaggtAGATATTTTGCCCTATATAACGATTGACTACGCGCGGGGCCCAAAATCACTCTTCTTATTCCGCTATACCCTTTGGATATTTCGATTTGGAATATACACAGATTTAGAAATAGTTcagaaaagtttatattaaattcttatccAAAACGTTCATTCAAAGTTTTTTTGCTGCTAATAAGCATTACACAACGTTCATTAGGTGGATTCAAAATACAACAACAGTCTCACGCTCGAAATTCAAATGGCTAATGATTATCtcacatctctctctctctctctctctctctctctctctctctatatatatatatatatatatctttctctctttgtctctctaaATAACAACTTTATATGCCAAGTTTAGACACACATTACGCAGCACacatcaaatttaattacattatttgaaaatcatATTCAAGACTTTCGagctcaaaatttaaaaaataaacatttaatatatttttcaaaattacatatgCAAAGAGTACACtcataaaaattactattacgtgtaaaattgatattcagtttttataaaaacacttaTAATATAGAGTAACCATCTGACAATGTGTAACTGtaaggaaataattttaaaagaagctTTTagaatttaacacaaattatacAAGGTGTTAACCTATCTCAGCACCTCTCACAAACCTCGTCTTTTCtctactaattaaaaaaaaaatgatgttttttatttacgtttgaCAATACTCGCTACAGTTTCAAcaaaattcgtttaaaaaaaaaaccaattttttcaaagaaatgttTCATTTTCTTATGCGCGACTAagcatttacaaaaaaaatttatgactcTTGTTTTTATCTACAATCGAAAAGAAATATCTGGTTATGTTCTATTAAATAGAatctttaaaattcaaaattcgcaataatTGTTGCATGATATTTATATCCCCTCCCCCCCACgcatctaaaattattttatagttaacacAGAACTCAGCGCCTGAATTTAAATGGCAAACGTTTGTTATTACATGGAATTTTGACATGggtaaaataattctttatgatATTGATCAAGAGAGCAGTTTGTCATATACAAACAATGAAAGTCAATTAAACTCATCGTCagacaataattattacatgttcATTGTGAGTCCTGGTGAAGCGTACATACGATTGCATACATGTGAGtacaaataatttgataataaattcctgtcaatcaaaaaatcattttatattaaatattaattgagtaacaaaaaaataatattatttaagaatattatgtgTATTTAGATAAGTTTTTGCATACGACTGTTGAGAATGCAACTTTAACGAgtccaatttttcaaatttatgacGAAGTGATATGTGTACAACTATTAGTTGGCCTTTGCGTTGAATGCGCTGCACAAATAGTGTTGCGCGATTCCACGAACGATGCAGTATTAGtaatgacaataataaaaaactcAACAATACCCGTGATTGATGACTTACCTATGTGGCAATCTGTCACTATCAAGAATAATTCGATCAACTATAGTAATTATAGGGTGATCATTCAATTAATTCCTAAACTCAATAATCATAATATCAATCCGTTGTGGGCGATAGCAAATGTTCGCCAGTGTCCTCCAAATGGTAGGAACCTTGTCTCTAAATGtcttattatattcaaaatcttattaataaatcacGCACTTTAGATAATGCacccaataattataaaaattttccaacaatttaatttgtttatatgtataattacatgtgtattgattttaatatttttaggaactttgaggaaaaatgttataacttttacaaattACCACAAACCTATTGAGCGGCAAAACGTGacatgtcaaaaattattttatggtGAATATGTTGTCGTGAGTTCTAAATCAAGCGTCAAATCAGATGTAAATCTAGGTAACTACGCATACTTGTTActtatattgcataataatCAAAGATTTATAATATCGCATATTCATTAAGTAAGTTACtcgaataattagaaaaatggaaatagaaaaattattttgaaatagaaaataattttcccagATGCGTCATACTGTCCTCTAGGAAAAATTGGGCCAAAGTGCTTAGTTTCCTGTGAATATGATCTGCATAATAACTTTGATTGCAGAGGAACTCAAATTTGTTATGAAGATGGTTGCACGTGTGATGCAGGTTTTTCAGGAGCACAATGTTTTGACTGTAATTTCTAATACAAATTACATATAtcgtatttatttacaaaatgttcacctgtaattaataaattgaaattttagctTGTGATTCAAATACATACGATTATAACTGCAGAAAAACATGTGGCTCATGTCTCTATAATAAAACGTTATCTAATAATCGGTGTGATACAAGAACTGGAATATGCAGTAACGGATGTAATAATACTAATACAGAATTTTACATTCCACCTTTATGTCAAACAAGTAACAATCTTTTATATGATACACTGAAACTGCTTTTCACTTGCATTTTCTAAATGTCTatcatttgttaaatataaataaccaaTATGTCGATCATTTTACAGGCGTAGAAAAGCCAAATACACCTACAATCATCTCAATAAACGAAACGGCTATATGGGTCTATGTTGATATAACGTGGAAAGACGAATACGGAGAAATACCGATTCTTTACTCTTTTGTCATTCAAGTAACTCATACTCACagacatattaaaaatattatctttttaatattatacgaattattattttagaagagaagagagtattatggctactgtcgtatttccgttattaagtgacgtattctaaccattgtttatggagttatttgtttagtagcctgccgttttttagtaatgttaatatgccaatacataatgactgacaattgttataaagcatttttacttttgagcacttttaaactttttcacggtacatttttaacctttaattacatacactttccattattcttaaacttgagtgtattatcacacgaaggtgcATACACtcgaagatttttttattatttaactttctattcggccgtatacatttcgagttatacaaagttaaaacaatatcatggaatttttttaatatagttttatagcgaaatttttatatcaaaatatttcttcgataattcGATTGCCATTcaaaagagcggtgtttagaaacatagagacatcattttatgcttgttgtttaatgttaaacagcaataaaatgatatttttcatgaaatttctaatggtatttctaaagtttctgaacgcaggaaaattctaaatcaggaaaattctaaacaatgaaaaattttaaaatatatagttttataacaaggtactgtgtttcttttaaactaaactaatttttttaaattatttttatggataaccatattacaatcacattttttcttccaccgattatgcagtgcattagacttttataaatcacgtcttagataataaatattttattactttgagtctagaatctgtcaaacaacactctaaTGAATGTAatcattcaagtttcaatagaaaatattaattataaacaaagttattcaataaaatgaaaataggtgccatattaccctcttctcttctattatttatttaaagtcgAAATTAGCTAtacaaagaaaagttaaaaatgatcaaaaatcgaaattgattAAGATGTAAgacaaagaataatttatgaatttacgACCGACACAAATGTCAAATATAAGATTCACCGGAATTCAATATGATTCGTAAAAGAGTTTTTTGAGAAAGAGGTCGTTAAAAGTTTCCATTGCTCtagttcttaaaaaaaaatttaatgatttcaTCTTTGCAACACAATGCAGAATTTTTGATAATCTGTTTCTTAGAGACATTATTGTATGTATGACATTTGACAACTGATTTCAACCTGATTTTGAAAAGTCATTTCAAAAGTCAAAAGATTCAAGTAGCACCATGGAATTTATCGGATTTCATAGACTTCAATGAACTTCATAATACTACGGGGTTGAGCaccaaaatttaaaagtggttaCCACCAcgcatttttttcaacattgtgATGTTATCTTTGAATAACAAATTCGTATTCAGCGGACAAAACTACatcgaaaatatatattcacacttatatataaaaaaaaaaattttgtacaggGTACATTACGTGAAAAAGCAGTCGTATTTAAATTACTATAtctcaaaaacaaaaattgtgcTAAAATAAATCAAAGTGCATTTTAAGAGTCGATTTTACGTggttttgataaattaaaaaaaaattttttctactgaTTCTACGTCATAAAATCTGTCAGAAAATGTCTTGATGCTAATTTTATCAacattttgaacaaatttttaaatttgagattATCAATATCGTGTCTAGCAGGCAAAAAACATAAGAATCACCATTCAATCGTTAAAATACAGAGACCTTGTTGTccagtataatttaataaaataattaattcatataaatcCGATTAATATTcggtaacaaaataaaagaaagagatcaatttcataattttttttacaggaaCACATCGAATATAATCAGCAATCATGGAATGAGTTATTTCGAAATATGACACAAgtgacaaaatattttgaaaatgtggaACCTGGATTTACTTATCATATTCGTCTAACCTTAAATATTTCAGGTGTACAAATACACAGCGATTGGAAAGTAGTTGAGACTAAGTGCAATCgtgagttaatattaatttagtttatacaatgtttatatttataatttacaatttaattattaataatttatcaataacgAATAATTCCAGCAAATATGATGACatattaacgttaaaaaaatttatggccATTGACGTAAAGTGATTTACAATGTATGCCTTTTTTTACATGATCTTAATATCGTCTTACTAATTAAAtctgtataattaattactatcctttattattacatttacttaACACGCCATATATAGTAACGTAATTtgcataacataatttatatttaaattgagataaacgactatttaatttaaagcagatcttaaaagtgctcaaaataataactttcaagaagaatttatattatagtacAAGTTCCCCAAACTTCGCGCCATATGTTTACTTATGATTTTAAAACGCAGCCATTAAGTAGAACAAGAAGTATAActtcacaaattaaatttccagtcaatttaataatattgatgcctcaaaaatgtttaatatattaaattgatattgatTTAACGTCACTACGATTTCATTGCTATTTCTCGTTGGGATATATTATTTCAACCAAATTTCAACTTTACTTCGACGTTGAATCGGCGaggaaacaataattaaatagtgaTATACTTTATAACTCTTTCAACGTCAAATCGAGCAGAATTTCAAAATTCGATTTTCGACGTTACATCATACGTTTCTGATTGGATAAACATAACAAAGCATTATCATCATGTTTGTTGGGACAATTAACGATACAATCtattacataattaacaattttattattttcaatgaaacaaattgaaattgttatataaaattattattattttacatgtttggtATGCAGAAGCAATTTTAGTTTTACCTGGGATAATATAAGATATTTcaagaaagtaataaaataactaaatcaTTTAACAGCTTGTTTAAAAgctatcataattttattcatatataatcataattaaaatattttagttttttatctaGTCCAATGTATAATGCGATGATTCTTTGTGCTTAATGATGTAGCGGCTGAAAACTTCGACGTAACATCAGAAGAAAACGGCATTATAATTGAACAAATCAATTCAAACGTATGTAAACGTTTTATGTTACATTCgattagatttattttaatcttggtATAATattgttcttatatttaataatatttaaaaaaaaaatttgtttttattttttctactacAGCAATTATATTCATGTCCGGCAAGGTGGTACTATCTAGTAATTTACAATGAAAATACAAATGAAAAAGACGTTGCTACATTAATTCCATCTTTTCCATATGAGATTAAACATTTATCAGCATACACTTCTTTTAATGTGACTATATCTCATAAAAATCgcgtattattttcaaaattgatcAGCGTCAATAATGTTTCACCACTATATGAAGCGTGGTTAATAGGAGCCATTACAGCCATTACTTCATTCTTCGTCGTGATAGTAATAGCATCTTACTTGTACCGAAGGTATatcatcttataatttattttttggaaCTTTGTAATATTGATCTCATTTCTGTCTATTAACATCTAGTATAAACATTTAGTTTTACATACACTCTTTGACAAAAGAGTTACGCACACACAtagttgtttttaaattttccattttactttttactgaAGATTTTCAACTTTGGGAGATAGAAGTAAAAACTTTCCACTTTAAATGATTGTAAGATcatgaaaacttatttaaagtGCGATATATGCATGAACATTatacgaaataataattaaacgtaaGCAAAATTTAGttggaattaaaaattatatatatgtcaaTTACCAGTTTTCTTTATAGCATATATAACGAGAAAAACGCTTACGTGCTAAAATTATCCAATGCGTACCACTaaagctattttttaaatatatttgaataagaGTGTATTTAGGATGTtaaacaaagtttgaaattgtagATTCATgttaataagtaatttattatataacatattaaatttttcgattttaataaattaatttattgtaaatcttcCTGTAACATGCTGTGAAAAGTATAATGTAGGAAACTGATAGCACCGCTGTAATCTCTTAAGCCgtattgttttgaaaatataaattaattagaaatagaaGGAAGTGTCAAaactaatacttattttattaataatttatcgaaaaagtaGTCAAATCttcaataagtaataataataaaaagatataaacactgaaataaaacttaaactagattaaatttatgtaataatatattttattcataattactaatttcaatattatcacTTATCACTTTTACACTAACATCATTTCTTTAGTAAAACTTGATACGTATTATggtaattgataaaattataaaaataccgatttaacttttataataattgtacatCTGTACAAGTATATAATGCATGTCAAATATTATACAACAagtcttttaatataaaaatataataatttaaaataaaattgcagaattacgttattattagctacataaattcataaaaaatttttataaaaaatatctgatTTTCTAGAATGCTGATAGTATGCGTAAAACAAagtaaaacttgttaaattttggtctgtactataaattatttttttttttgtcattaaatgttgatgatataaagtaaaaacgtaaaatattgaaaaagtatgCTTGAAGAGACctgtacgcattcagcaacttccTCCTACATATACATTATGGACTCACATGTCTTTTCTCACCATGGAATTCTATTAgtcgcaaattattttatttagcgtttgtctataaaataagaaagaaatcacgtattatgtatgtatataaaaatcttaaaattaattttaaaatgattgCGTACAATCCGTTAGTCTTTGGAATATTTTATAGGTCCAATTTTGCTTTGTTGCGAATTCTTAGAAAGATTGGtgtacaatttaatttacaaagttataatatttcaaaaatcaaCAATTCTATACTTGTGCGTAATTTTCTCTTGTTAAAGAATGTAGAACTTGAGCtgttgaaattatatattatattatgatagAACATAAATTAAGTCTGC encodes:
- the LOC105202165 gene encoding uncharacterized protein LOC105202165 isoform X1, translating into MEMNVLIFLIFVTQTLLIFGKVILIQDMRLLYNTTLICESEYDGGALVWNYHTSIDERFNVYESNGFKKNDIMCEMNENNGCLESWSKRDWNLTNSLLTPMGPVFDQRWEEFRQFNVGNNWFRMSNIFTTNFNEVKLSFSVRAVYNMMILICNNTSTFRDSCYWIIINSWNAQSDIGKCPTIIPNAVCYSTSLISKKLTQNSAPEFKWQTFVITWNFDMGKIILYDIDQESSLSYTNNESQLNSSSDNNYYMFIVSPGEAYIRLHTYKFLHTTVENATLTSPIFQIYDEVICVQLLVGLCVECAAQIVLRDSTNDAVLVMTIIKNSTIPVIDDLPMWQSVTIKNNSINYSNYRVIIQLIPKLNNHNINPLWAIANVRQCPPNGTLRKNVITFTNYHKPIERQNVTCQKLFYGEYVVVSSKSSVKSDVNLDASYCPLGKIGPKCLVSCEYDLHNNFDCRGTQICYEDGCTCDAGFSGAQCFDSCDSNTYDYNCRKTCGSCLYNKTLSNNRCDTRTGICSNGCNNTNTEFYIPPLCQTSVEKPNTPTIISINETAIWVYVDITWKDEYGEIPILYSFVIQEHIEYNQQSWNELFRNMTQVTKYFENVEPGFTYHIRLTLNISGVQIHSDWKVVETKCNPAENFDVTSEENGIIIEQINSNQLYSCPARWYYLVIYNENTNEKDVATLIPSFPYEIKHLSAYTSFNVTISHKNRVLFSKLISVNNVSPLYEAWLIGAITAITSFFVVIVIASYLYRRKKQQRNEEQIRNEIALWQESVNCEHETTFTISNRIELMESLSHIYESIPSLRTSTPEALVTAIVHGENEEAEMISLVKVTNFEEYVKQAIQSGLLDKQYKTTKQVMKKYMDDDYFDYINPNYITGYKKEKRYIATQGHKLNTVTDFWRMIWQENVLIICMLTNEVENKETKCEQYWPNIDKKIKYGDITVLNEKQNIFADYSFRTFQVTYGEETRKIEHLHYTAWLDYEVPLNTHSVVTYLKKLLSLSPGDGPVVVHYSGVEKTGIIILCDICLRRAATEGEVDVFAETISIRSERNNMINNKQQYLYAHLVLVECWFSISTTVPCNKMLITRIKELKEQSPALQQRLQDTAWQDEILGQDKVSRVYLKKYPISDGQSDYLPAVYVDGVKLQNQYLATQLPIQSTIETFWRMIAEYKVELILMLQPSDSTCCEMAPTSGEFEPTPYLHITAEEVVKEKHYTSQKLLLVDNFEKPPRKQYVTITCLTEWKPGQHQSLPSVRSMVTFWQAAESIVRGNGPTVTLCHDGVTGCGLYLALSFLLERMTVEKECDVYLAVRAVKRSRTDFVRSMEHLEYLYDAAVTYMEFFQSYANFW